A DNA window from Pleurocapsa sp. PCC 7319 contains the following coding sequences:
- a CDS encoding FG-GAP-like repeat-containing protein, protein MTTKSSLPQEPTGTQDVVNFEDLAPELGITYTRAESPERETIFDELRQLPTYTLDDINRTPLFSRGTPGVGILDYDGDGDLDIFVTNGPETSNSLYSNQLEETGQLSFVDVAEASGVALTEQDSTGVSFGDIDNDGDHDLLVLGAGEPNRLLENQGDGTFIDITETSGLGGDNRYSSSASMGDVNGDGLLDIVIANSFDWNTLAPIWSEPFSASDEHNQLLLNQGNNQFVDVSATSGIENLAGLSDSAPESAASITWAIAMVDYDLDGDVDIIQADDQGAIPGEDESPDGVDRGLLHVFENDGRGNFTDVNVEVNLDKIGGWMGLSFGDFNADGNLDIFGSNFGDYASAFFGNPIPLGQRSSRWFLGQDNGTFSDPGVGELVATPFGWGTSTTDYDNDGDTDIVSYGGYEFGPYIDISTGTLLQNDGNANFSFDRETLVTAADHGRRSDKGVAVGDLNQDGFTDIVSASDFDFPEPLPLFPYSVAYDSPFDEAGLFGPTFEPIGNFFETEEFVWSGLEATDGTLAVEINSGDNSNGSVQVELIGTADLISDGSVNRDGIGSIVFFTPENSQTLIQPILGGSSFLSQDSLAANFGLGSAESGMVEVLWSGGVRNRLYDVEEFDRIVFPEIPVSFDGEFESQQEYEAQVSEAISELLEEKVLTETEAEKFFDSAVRAFVENQQQNTEDQPEIPEILESETAELEIVKDLFEALETGDRETFLELQTTNVNWEVSGNTAPVSPNTTTNTEIIPFAGSWFGREGISKSVGDFFDVTQKSIEISKFETLDLIQDGNQIIARVNVEATVKETGLPFDIDMAYIVEVEDSEDDSTEIESVRVLYNTFSVAEAFAGQTPSSEAIALDERNLLEGVPLSVNPDADSAETLEVVESAYPLIGEQNIEGFGEALAKDATFILDGDPSVLPTAQLVEGPEGVLQFFGTAFEFLEPRVFNIENTVADGDRAAVVFNLVNSARENDFPTRFDSVHFVTVEDGLIDNVQVITDTYSPTSALAGEPLFTEEQPEMTMVFAETEKLQPDTNEIFVTGNGEDFLGTDGDDTFLSVGGGENLLTGGAGADAFWIANGEFPTAANIITDLAIDEDVIGIGGLGAASINELDFSQVGDNSIIAFSGIDLGMLLNTNVNVLQTNGNFVFA, encoded by the coding sequence ATGACCACTAAATCATCACTGCCGCAAGAACCGACTGGGACTCAAGATGTTGTTAATTTTGAGGATTTGGCGCCCGAGTTAGGAATCACCTATACTCGGGCGGAATCACCAGAGCGAGAGACCATTTTTGATGAACTCAGACAACTGCCAACCTATACCTTAGATGACATCAACAGAACGCCGTTGTTTTCGAGGGGTACACCTGGGGTGGGAATTCTCGATTACGATGGGGATGGTGACCTGGATATTTTTGTCACTAATGGACCTGAGACTTCTAACAGTCTATACTCTAATCAACTAGAAGAAACAGGTCAGTTAAGCTTTGTAGATGTAGCAGAAGCTTCTGGGGTCGCCCTGACCGAGCAAGACAGCACCGGAGTTTCTTTCGGAGACATTGACAATGATGGTGACCACGACCTGCTGGTTCTAGGAGCTGGAGAGCCCAATCGGCTGCTAGAGAACCAGGGCGATGGCACTTTCATTGATATTACTGAAACCAGTGGTCTTGGGGGAGATAATCGATATTCTAGTTCTGCTTCGATGGGTGATGTCAACGGCGATGGATTGCTCGATATTGTTATTGCCAATTCCTTTGATTGGAACACTTTAGCACCAATTTGGTCCGAACCTTTTTCCGCTTCCGATGAGCATAACCAACTGCTGCTTAATCAAGGAAATAATCAGTTTGTGGATGTCAGTGCCACCTCTGGCATTGAGAATCTAGCTGGTTTATCGGACAGTGCACCAGAAAGTGCAGCCTCTATTACCTGGGCGATCGCCATGGTCGACTATGACCTAGATGGAGACGTGGATATCATTCAGGCAGATGACCAAGGAGCGATTCCTGGTGAAGATGAAAGTCCAGATGGGGTTGATCGAGGATTATTGCATGTGTTCGAAAACGATGGCAGGGGTAATTTCACTGATGTCAATGTAGAAGTTAACCTAGATAAAATTGGCGGTTGGATGGGGCTCTCTTTTGGAGACTTTAATGCTGACGGAAATCTGGACATCTTTGGCAGCAATTTCGGTGACTATGCCTCAGCCTTCTTTGGAAATCCTATTCCACTGGGTCAGAGGTCCTCACGGTGGTTTTTGGGGCAAGATAATGGAACCTTCAGCGACCCTGGCGTGGGAGAGCTAGTAGCTACTCCCTTTGGTTGGGGAACCTCAACAACTGACTATGATAACGATGGGGATACCGACATTGTTTCTTATGGCGGCTATGAATTTGGTCCCTACATTGATATTTCTACAGGGACACTGTTGCAAAATGATGGTAACGCTAATTTCAGCTTTGATCGGGAGACATTGGTAACTGCTGCCGACCATGGACGACGAAGTGACAAAGGAGTCGCTGTGGGAGACCTCAATCAAGACGGGTTTACCGATATTGTTTCTGCATCTGACTTTGACTTTCCCGAACCATTACCACTTTTCCCTTATTCAGTCGCTTACGACTCACCATTTGATGAAGCGGGCTTGTTTGGACCCACTTTCGAACCCATTGGTAACTTTTTCGAGACAGAGGAATTTGTCTGGAGTGGGTTGGAAGCAACCGATGGCACTTTGGCAGTGGAAATCAACAGCGGTGATAATAGCAACGGCTCAGTGCAAGTAGAATTGATAGGTACAGCTGATCTCATCAGTGATGGAAGTGTCAATCGTGACGGCATCGGCTCCATAGTCTTTTTTACTCCCGAGAATAGTCAAACATTGATACAGCCGATTCTCGGTGGTTCTAGCTTTCTCTCTCAAGATAGTTTAGCAGCTAATTTTGGTCTCGGTTCGGCAGAAAGTGGTATGGTTGAGGTACTTTGGTCCGGTGGAGTGCGCAATCGTCTCTACGATGTTGAAGAATTTGACCGGATTGTATTTCCAGAAATTCCCGTCAGTTTCGATGGTGAGTTTGAGAGTCAGCAAGAATACGAAGCCCAGGTCAGTGAAGCAATCTCTGAATTGCTAGAGGAAAAGGTTTTGACTGAGACAGAAGCAGAGAAGTTTTTTGACAGTGCGGTGAGAGCCTTTGTCGAAAATCAGCAACAGAACACCGAAGATCAACCTGAAATACCAGAAATCCTTGAATCTGAGACTGCCGAGCTTGAGATTGTTAAGGATTTGTTTGAGGCTTTAGAAACAGGTGATCGAGAAACCTTTCTGGAGTTGCAGACTACCAATGTCAATTGGGAGGTCAGTGGCAACACAGCGCCAGTTAGTCCGAACACAACAACAAATACTGAGATCATTCCCTTTGCTGGCTCTTGGTTTGGGCGAGAAGGAATCAGCAAGAGTGTCGGTGACTTTTTTGATGTAACCCAAAAATCCATAGAGATTTCTAAGTTTGAAACTCTGGATCTGATCCAAGATGGTAACCAGATAATAGCTCGTGTCAATGTAGAAGCTACGGTCAAGGAAACTGGATTGCCTTTCGACATCGATATGGCATACATTGTCGAAGTAGAAGACTCTGAAGACGACTCGACCGAGATTGAATCAGTACGTGTACTTTATAACACCTTTTCCGTAGCAGAAGCTTTTGCTGGTCAAACCCCATCTTCAGAAGCTATTGCCCTTGACGAGAGAAATCTCTTGGAAGGAGTACCCTTAAGCGTTAATCCTGACGCAGACTCAGCCGAAACACTGGAAGTAGTCGAAAGTGCTTATCCTCTAATAGGCGAACAGAATATCGAAGGATTTGGAGAAGCTTTGGCAAAAGATGCGACCTTTATCTTAGATGGCGATCCATCTGTGTTGCCCACTGCTCAACTAGTAGAAGGTCCTGAAGGAGTACTACAGTTTTTCGGAACAGCTTTTGAGTTTTTGGAACCGAGGGTTTTCAATATCGAAAATACTGTTGCTGATGGAGACCGGGCTGCGGTTGTTTTCAATCTAGTCAACTCTGCTAGGGAAAACGACTTTCCCACAAGATTTGACAGCGTTCATTTTGTCACGGTAGAAGACGGCTTAATTGATAATGTACAAGTTATAACTGATACCTACTCTCCTACAAGTGCATTAGCTGGCGAGCCTCTCTTTACCGAAGAACAGCCCGAGATGACAATGGTTTTTGCTGAGACAGAAAAGCTTCAACCAGATACTAACGAGATCTTTGTGACTGGCAATGGCGAGGATTTTCTCGGTACCGATGGGGATGATACTTTCTTGAGCGTTGGTGGTGGTGAAAATTTACTAACAGGTGGTGCGGGAGCAGATGCCTTCTGGATTGCTAATGGCGAATTTCCCACTGCTGCCAACATCATCACAGACTTAGCAATAGATGAGGATGTTATTGGTATTGGTGGTCTAGGCGCAGCCTCTATTAATGAACTTGACTTTAGTCAAGTCGGAGATAATTCCATTATCGCCTTTTCTGGTATTGACTTAGGAATGCTGTTGAATACTAACGTGAATGTCCTACAAACTAACGGTAACTTTGTCTTTGCGTAG
- a CDS encoding DUF6851 domain-containing protein, whose translation MNTNILNSHNQLVTVNDPTPSISVQWDRAVQQAVIESAPGPTVASRAYGMVHTAIFDAWAAYDPTAIATQLGDDLQRPETEITEANKSEAMSFAAYRVLTELFPEQTEIFDELMAELGLDPNNTTTDTATAAGIGNVSAEALLEFRSQDGSNQTGDDPNGTPGAPYSDISGYEPFNPIGDPIEIERWTPELVPIDAEPGQENTIQNFLTPHWGDITPFALESGEQFRPEAPEPFLLVEGDVDLDEQTITLEDTGEVLPITRDLIGDVINPEFIEQTEQVIDFSAGLTDEQKLIAEFWEDPGGTSFPPGTWMSFGEFVSARDDNTLDEDAQLFFGLGNAVFDAGVATWEAKTYYDYARPVRTVRELGELGLIGEFDEDLGGYAIEAWAGPGEGTQTILATDFLTYQTPGDHPSPPFAEYTSGHSAFSAAGAEILQLFTGSDDFGGSVTFEPGESRFEEGITPEETVTLEWDTFSEAADEAGLSRIYGGIHFEDGDLNGRQLGREVGQAVWSETQYFIQGGAETESEIAHQSIFGTPEDDLYDAADFDDDFNGDRNILFAGAGDDLIDTTTGSGNNHLYGESGNDTLILGYGDRALGGDGDDTFYLSDGGDNLVTGGAGADAFWITTGEAIAEANVITDFALDTDVIGVGGLGISSTEELTFSQVGNDTAIAFADSDLAILQNTQAGDLQTDASFMFA comes from the coding sequence ATGAACACCAATATACTTAATTCCCATAACCAATTAGTTACTGTTAATGACCCTACACCAAGTATTTCAGTCCAATGGGATCGGGCAGTACAGCAAGCAGTTATTGAAAGTGCCCCAGGACCAACTGTAGCTTCTCGTGCTTATGGTATGGTGCATACTGCTATATTTGATGCCTGGGCAGCTTACGATCCTACTGCGATCGCAACTCAACTAGGAGATGATTTACAGCGTCCTGAAACAGAGATTACTGAAGCTAATAAATCAGAGGCAATGAGCTTTGCAGCCTACCGCGTCTTAACGGAATTATTCCCTGAGCAAACAGAGATTTTTGACGAGTTAATGGCGGAACTTGGATTAGACCCCAACAATACAACTACAGACACAGCTACCGCTGCGGGAATTGGAAATGTTTCGGCTGAAGCTCTACTAGAATTTCGCTCCCAAGATGGTTCTAACCAAACAGGAGATGATCCGAACGGAACTCCTGGCGCTCCCTATTCCGATATTAGTGGTTATGAACCATTTAATCCTATTGGTGACCCGATTGAAATTGAACGCTGGACACCAGAATTAGTACCTATTGATGCTGAACCAGGACAAGAAAATACGATTCAAAATTTTCTTACCCCTCATTGGGGTGATATTACCCCTTTTGCTTTGGAGTCTGGCGAGCAATTTCGCCCCGAAGCCCCAGAACCATTTTTGCTAGTAGAAGGAGATGTCGATTTAGATGAGCAAACAATTACTCTCGAAGATACGGGAGAAGTTTTGCCTATTACTAGAGATTTGATCGGCGATGTAATCAATCCTGAATTTATTGAACAGACAGAGCAAGTTATCGATTTTAGTGCTGGTCTGACGGACGAACAAAAGTTGATTGCTGAGTTTTGGGAAGATCCAGGCGGGACTTCTTTTCCTCCAGGAACTTGGATGAGTTTTGGGGAGTTTGTTTCTGCCAGAGATGATAATACTCTAGATGAAGACGCGCAGTTATTTTTTGGCTTAGGTAATGCTGTTTTTGATGCTGGTGTTGCTACCTGGGAAGCAAAAACCTACTACGATTATGCTCGTCCGGTTCGGACAGTACGAGAATTAGGTGAGTTGGGTTTAATTGGAGAATTTGATGAAGATTTAGGTGGTTATGCGATTGAAGCCTGGGCTGGTCCAGGGGAAGGAACGCAAACTATTTTAGCCACAGATTTTCTAACATATCAAACTCCTGGTGATCATCCTTCTCCTCCTTTTGCCGAATATACTTCTGGTCACAGTGCTTTTAGTGCTGCAGGAGCAGAAATTTTACAACTTTTTACTGGCTCTGATGACTTTGGTGGCAGTGTTACCTTTGAACCTGGAGAATCTCGCTTCGAGGAGGGGATTACTCCGGAAGAAACAGTAACCTTAGAATGGGATACTTTTTCCGAAGCTGCGGATGAGGCTGGTCTTTCGCGAATTTATGGTGGCATTCACTTTGAGGATGGAGATCTTAATGGTCGCCAGCTTGGTCGAGAAGTTGGTCAAGCAGTTTGGTCAGAAACACAGTATTTTATTCAAGGTGGAGCAGAAACAGAGTCAGAAATTGCTCATCAGTCAATTTTTGGTACGCCTGAAGATGATCTATATGATGCTGCCGATTTTGATGATGACTTTAACGGCGATCGCAATATACTTTTTGCTGGCGCAGGGGACGATCTGATTGATACCACTACTGGTAGCGGTAACAATCATCTTTATGGCGAATCAGGCAATGACACTTTGATTTTAGGCTATGGTGATCGCGCTTTAGGAGGAGATGGAGACGATACATTTTATCTTAGTGATGGGGGAGACAACCTAGTTACTGGTGGGGCAGGAGCCGATGCTTTCTGGATTACCACAGGAGAGGCGATCGCTGAAGCTAATGTTATCACCGACTTTGCTCTAGATACTGATGTAATTGGGGTCGGTGGTCTAGGAATAAGCTCTACCGAAGAGTTGACATTTTCACAAGTAGGAAATGATACAGCGATCGCCTTTGCCGATTCTGACCTGGCCATACTTCAAAATACTCAAGCCGGCGATTTACAGACCGATGCTAGCTTTATGTTTGCTTAA
- a CDS encoding ferric reductase-like transmembrane domain-containing protein has product MDTAPLANFLGFLALSSYIATLLPSMLRIVFPQIKRSDVVKLLLKYRRQIGLLAFALAFFHGYLLVLKRNFDFFDLQTYWIYIQGVATFIVFTLLAITSNNWSIKKLKRNWKKLHSLTYLAMFLLTWHVWDKMSSHWSFLTPIGLLQLIIIIALFLQRKRVEQKLMLHTHQSVKTGKR; this is encoded by the coding sequence ATGGATACTGCACCCTTAGCTAATTTCCTCGGATTTTTAGCATTGAGTAGCTATATTGCTACTTTGCTACCGAGTATGCTCAGAATTGTTTTTCCTCAAATCAAAAGAAGTGATGTTGTCAAGCTGTTACTAAAATATCGTCGTCAAATTGGTTTGCTGGCTTTTGCTTTGGCTTTTTTTCACGGCTACTTATTAGTTCTAAAAAGAAACTTTGATTTTTTTGACCTACAAACCTACTGGATCTATATCCAGGGTGTAGCCACCTTTATCGTTTTTACTCTCTTGGCGATTACTTCTAATAATTGGAGTATTAAAAAGCTCAAACGAAATTGGAAAAAATTGCACTCGCTAACCTATTTAGCAATGTTTTTGCTTACTTGGCACGTTTGGGACAAAATGAGTTCGCACTGGAGCTTTTTAACCCCAATTGGATTGTTGCAATTAATCATTATCATTGCCCTGTTTCTTCAGCGAAAACGGGTGGAGCAGAAGCTGATGTTACACACTCATCAATCTGTGAAGACGGGTAAGAGATAA
- a CDS encoding RNA-guided endonuclease TnpB family protein, with amino-acid sequence MKTYKFKLYQHKKNKYLHYSINASASIYNHCIALHKRYYKMFGKHLNQYRLMKHIAKLRKRIRYWQQLGLQAVQDIIQHIEKAYKLFFKQHQKGTRPPNFKKRRKYKSFTLKQASYKFLSENKRRINKQVFKFSLSQKIEGKIKTLTVKRNNLGELFLLVVTDYQPEHIPVVTGKIAGWDFGLKTFLTNSDGKSIESPLFFNQLRNKLKAANRSLSRKKKGSHNWYRAKDHLNRVYEEISNKRRDWFWKLSNQLTDKVNRT; translated from the coding sequence TATTCAATTAATGCTAGTGCCAGTATTTATAATCACTGTATAGCGTTGCACAAACGCTACTACAAAATGTTTGGCAAGCATTTAAATCAGTATCGTCTCATGAAGCATATAGCCAAGTTAAGAAAGCGTATAAGATACTGGCAACAGCTAGGTTTACAAGCAGTACAAGATATAATTCAACATATTGAGAAGGCGTACAAATTATTCTTCAAGCAGCATCAAAAAGGAACTAGACCTCCCAACTTTAAAAAGCGTAGAAAGTATAAATCTTTCACTTTAAAACAAGCTAGCTACAAATTTTTATCGGAAAACAAGCGTAGAATTAATAAGCAAGTATTCAAGTTTTCTCTTTCTCAAAAAATAGAAGGTAAAATTAAAACCTTGACTGTTAAAAGAAATAATTTAGGCGAACTGTTTTTGCTGGTAGTAACTGATTATCAACCAGAACATATTCCAGTCGTGACGGGTAAAATCGCAGGTTGGGATTTTGGCTTAAAGACATTTTTAACTAATAGTGATGGCAAGAGTATTGAATCTCCACTATTTTTTAACCAATTAAGGAATAAATTAAAAGCTGCTAATCGTTCTTTGTCTAGGAAGAAAAAAGGTTCTCATAATTGGTATCGAGCTAAAGACCATCTCAATCGAGTTTATGAGGAAATATCTAACAAGCGTCGCGATTGGTTCTGGAAACTATCTAATCAGTTAACAGATAAAGTCAATCGAACTTAA
- a CDS encoding alpha/beta hydrolase gives MNTNNFSQRISGTTEQPELEILNFPASKLNKPYPLLFIHCFSGGAWMFAENYASFFNHQGYDVFALNLRGHGQSQGKETVNQASLQDYFQDVVRAIKFVKSLTETYPVVIGHSIGSILTRLYIQDYELPGAILMSFGDVKTAFSAFMIWSMKNFPVKSLKMMISGKSEKMYGHFEPHFRILFTKTDNRLKLKPFVQRFVEQPESDRVFQDVQQLPPIQRGTGKTPVAIIVGDRDPIAPKKSVEILADLYQSSPVFIANKAHDLFVCDGWEQGADEILKWLEKNHL, from the coding sequence ATGAATACCAATAATTTTAGCCAGCGAATTTCTGGTACTACCGAACAACCTGAGTTAGAAATTCTTAATTTTCCAGCGAGTAAACTGAATAAACCATATCCACTGTTGTTTATTCACTGTTTTAGTGGTGGGGCGTGGATGTTTGCGGAAAATTACGCTTCCTTCTTTAATCACCAAGGATACGATGTTTTTGCCTTAAACTTGCGGGGACATGGTCAGAGTCAAGGTAAAGAAACCGTTAACCAGGCGAGCTTACAAGATTATTTTCAAGATGTGGTTAGGGCGATCAAATTTGTCAAATCCTTAACTGAGACGTATCCAGTTGTGATTGGTCATTCAATAGGTTCGATCCTGACTCGGCTATATATTCAGGACTATGAGCTTCCTGGTGCAATATTGATGAGTTTTGGGGATGTTAAAACTGCATTTTCCGCTTTTATGATTTGGAGCATGAAAAATTTCCCTGTCAAAAGCTTGAAAATGATGATTTCTGGCAAAAGCGAAAAGATGTACGGTCACTTCGAGCCTCACTTTCGCATTCTGTTTACCAAAACAGACAATCGGCTAAAGCTTAAGCCTTTTGTGCAAAGATTTGTGGAACAGCCAGAATCAGACCGAGTATTCCAAGATGTCCAGCAACTTCCTCCTATTCAAAGAGGAACTGGCAAGACACCAGTTGCAATTATAGTTGGAGATCGCGATCCCATTGCTCCCAAAAAGTCGGTGGAAATTTTAGCCGATTTATATCAATCATCTCCAGTTTTTATTGCTAATAAGGCTCACGATCTATTTGTTTGTGATGGCTGGGAGCAAGGGGCTGATGAAATTTTAAAATGGCTAGAAAAAAATCATTTATGA
- a CDS encoding WD40 repeat domain-containing protein encodes MVKKLKPNQDLVWLKTTPLVISLITIIAASVSYFLFTSVAQKLSGGGTVPSGDTGLKSLSDLRRIGDRYSGSEANREAYTHSSARPAGNRPLDGGRANRNQREDQIVDLMGGQDISLFDSDMRPVQTLRGHSSWVFSLSSQLDILASASYDGMIKLWDLDTGSLIRNIQAHGDAVASLAISPNGRILASGSWDNRIKLWDLATGRLTKIFKGHSDDVKFIRFSPDGKTLVSGSYDQTVAVWNLSTGQKKFTLRGRNPIISGAISPDGQILATSSNNGQIKLWQLTTGKEIQTLEGHSGTVWSVAFSPDGKTIASGGKDRNIRIWDSSTGKQLHIAQGHSKAIFCLTFSPDGKTLVSSGYDQTIKLWRVKNYQLRQTFRGHRKAIWCLRFSQDGKILISASADKTVKLWSIASLIN; translated from the coding sequence ATGGTCAAAAAGCTCAAACCAAACCAAGACTTAGTTTGGCTAAAAACAACGCCACTAGTTATCTCCCTCATTACAATAATCGCTGCTTCGGTTAGTTACTTTCTCTTTACTTCAGTTGCTCAGAAATTATCTGGTGGTGGAACTGTGCCATCAGGCGACACGGGGCTGAAGTCTTTGTCCGACTTGAGGAGAATCGGCGATCGCTATAGCGGTAGCGAAGCCAATCGCGAAGCGTACACCCATTCGAGTGCAAGACCTGCGGGTAATCGCCCTCTGGACGGTGGCAGAGCCAATCGCAATCAACGAGAAGATCAGATTGTCGATCTTATGGGTGGTCAAGATATATCTTTATTTGACTCTGATATGCGACCTGTTCAAACTCTTAGAGGTCATTCGTCTTGGGTTTTTTCCCTTAGCTCACAATTAGATATTCTGGCTAGTGCTAGTTATGACGGCATGATTAAGCTTTGGGATCTTGATACTGGCTCTTTAATCAGAAATATTCAAGCCCATGGAGATGCAGTGGCATCTTTGGCTATCAGTCCGAATGGTCGAATCTTAGCTAGTGGTAGCTGGGATAATCGGATCAAGCTGTGGGATTTAGCTACGGGAAGACTCACAAAGATTTTTAAAGGACACAGCGACGATGTCAAATTTATTCGCTTTAGTCCCGATGGCAAAACTTTAGTCAGTGGTAGTTATGACCAAACAGTTGCTGTCTGGAATCTTAGTACGGGTCAAAAAAAATTCACTCTGAGGGGTAGAAATCCGATTATCTCTGGTGCTATCAGTCCCGATGGACAAATTTTAGCTACTAGTAGTAATAACGGTCAGATTAAGCTTTGGCAACTTACTACAGGCAAAGAAATACAAACTCTTGAAGGTCATTCTGGTACTGTTTGGTCAGTTGCTTTTAGTCCGGATGGCAAAACTATAGCTAGTGGCGGTAAAGACCGAAATATCAGAATTTGGGACTCATCTACCGGCAAACAATTGCATATTGCTCAAGGACATTCTAAGGCAATTTTTTGTCTCACTTTTAGCCCCGATGGTAAAACTTTAGTCAGCAGTGGTTATGACCAAACTATTAAACTCTGGCGGGTAAAAAACTATCAATTGCGGCAAACCTTTCGAGGACACAGAAAAGCTATTTGGTGTCTGCGATTTAGTCAGGATGGAAAAATTCTGATCAGTGCCAGTGCTGATAAAACTGTCAAGCTTTGGTCTATTGCTAGTTTGATTAATTAG